One window of Dama dama isolate Ldn47 chromosome 30, ASM3311817v1, whole genome shotgun sequence genomic DNA carries:
- the GJB6 gene encoding gap junction beta-6 protein codes for MDWGTLHVFIGGVNKHSTSIGKVWVTVLFIFRVMILVVAAQEVWGDEQEDFVCNTLQPGCRNVCYDHFFPVSHIRLWALQLIFVSTPALLVAMHVAYYRHEAARRFRRGETRSEFKDLEDIKRQKVRIKGSLWWTYTSSIFFRIVFEAAFMYVFYFLYNGYHLPWVLKCGIQPCPNLVDCFISRPTEKTVFTIFMISASVICMLLNVAELCYLLLKVCFRRSKRAQTRKAPPNNALKESKQNEMNELISEGGQNAITGFPS; via the coding sequence ATGGACTGGGGCACTCTGCACGTGTTCATCGGGGGCGTGAACAAGCACTCCACCAGCATCGGGAAGGTGTGGGTCACCGTCCTCTTTATCTTCCGCGTCATGATCCTGGTGGTGGCCGCCCAGGAGGTCTGGGGGGATGAGCAGGAGGACTTCGTGTGCAACACCCTGCAGCCCGGCTGCAGGAACGTGTGCTACGACCACTTCTTCCCCGTCTCGCACATCCGGCTCTGGGCGCTGCAGCTCATCTTTGTGTCCACGCCCGCCTTGCTGGTGGCCATGCATGTGGCCTATTACAGGCATGAGGCTGCCCGGCGGTTCAGGCGGGGCGAGACAAGGAGTGAGTTCAAGGACCTGGAGGACATCAAGCGACAGAAGGTCCGGATCAAGGGCTCGCTGTGGTGGACCTACACCAGCAGCATCTTTTTCCGCATTGTCTTCGAGGCTGCCTTCATGTATGTCTTCTACTTCCTGTACAATGGGTACCACCTGCCCTGGGTGCTGAAATGCGGCATCCAGCCCTGCCCCAACCTGGTGGACTGCTTCATCTCCCGGCCCACCGAGAAGACGGTCTTCACCATCTTCATGATCTCCGCGTCCGTCATCTGCATGCTGCTCAACGTGGCCGAGCTGTGCTACCTGCTGCTCAAGGTGTGTTTCAGGAGGTCCAAGCGAGCGCAGACGCGGAAAGCACCCCCCAACAATGCCCTCAAGGAGAGTAAACAGAACGAGATGAATGAGCTGATTTCTGAGGGCGGGCAGAACGCCATCACCGGGTTTCCCAGTTAA